One Struthio camelus isolate bStrCam1 chromosome 10, bStrCam1.hap1, whole genome shotgun sequence genomic region harbors:
- the TRAPPC2L gene encoding trafficking protein particle complex subunit 2-like protein, whose protein sequence is MAVCIAVIAKENYPLYIRSVPTENELKFHYTVHTSLDVVDEKISAMGKALVDQRELYLGLLYPTEDYKVYGYVTNSKVKFVMVVDSSNTALRDNEIRSMFRKLHNSYTDIMCNPFYNPGDRIHSRAFDNMVTSMMMQVC, encoded by the exons ATGGCGGTGTGCATCGCCGTGATCGCCAAGGag AACTATCCCTTGTACATCCGAAGCGTTCCGACCGAAAATGAGCTGAAGTTCCACTATACTGTGCACACTTCCCTCGACGTTGTGGATGAAAAGATCTCTGCGATGGGCAAGGCTCTTGTAGATCAGAGGGAGCTGTACCTAGGGCTCCTCTACCCAACAGAAGACTACAAAGT ATACGGCTACGTGACAAATTCCAAGGTGAAGTTTGTTATGGTGGTGGATTCTTCAAACACGGCACTTCGAGACAATGAGATCCGCAGT ATGTTCCGAAAGCTGCATAATTCATATACAGATATAATGTGTAACCCTTTTTATAACCCTGGGGACCGTATCCATTCCAG agcTTTTGATAACATGGTGACCTCCATGATGATGCAGGTGTGCTAA